In Geminocystis sp. NIES-3708, a single window of DNA contains:
- a CDS encoding helix-turn-helix domain-containing protein: MTNENQISESQELISQLSPEEQAIADVIEDLVQPCDRKTYGAKLKKAAETLNKSVRTVQRYVKEWEEKGLLAITKENRSDQGTYRIEKRLQDFILKTYREGNKGSKRITPKQVYLRAIVQAENWNIKPPSHMTVYRILNPIIEEKENKKRVRNPGWRGTKLAVSTRSGNEINVEYSNHVWQCDHTRADILLVDQFGQLLGRPWLSTVIDTYSRCIMGINLGFDAPSSQIVALALRHAILPKKYENNYHLHEEWGTYGKPEYFYT, translated from the coding sequence ATGACTAATGAAAATCAAATTTCTGAATCTCAGGAACTGATTTCTCAACTTTCTCCCGAAGAACAAGCAATCGCTGATGTCATTGAAGATTTGGTTCAGCCATGTGACCGAAAAACTTATGGAGCAAAATTGAAAAAAGCAGCCGAAACATTAAATAAATCCGTTAGAACAGTTCAACGATATGTCAAAGAATGGGAGGAAAAAGGATTATTAGCAATAACAAAAGAAAATAGATCAGATCAAGGTACTTATCGTATAGAAAAACGTTTACAGGATTTTATTCTTAAAACTTATCGGGAGGGTAACAAAGGTAGTAAACGAATTACTCCTAAACAGGTTTATTTACGGGCAATTGTCCAAGCCGAAAATTGGAATATCAAGCCACCTTCTCACATGACTGTTTATCGAATCTTGAATCCTATTATTGAGGAGAAAGAGAATAAAAAAAGAGTGAGAAATCCAGGATGGAGAGGTACAAAATTAGCTGTATCCACCAGATCAGGTAATGAAATTAATGTGGAATATAGTAACCATGTCTGGCAATGTGACCACACTCGTGCTGATATTCTTTTGGTAGATCAATTTGGTCAGTTATTGGGCAGACCTTGGTTATCAACGGTTATTGATACTTACTCTCGTTGTATTATGGGTATCAATCTTGGTTTTGATGCTCCTAGCTCTCAGATTGTAGCCTTAGCTTTACGTCATGCAATTCTACCAAAGAAGTATGAAAATAATTATCATTTGCATGAAGAATGGGGTACTTATGGCAAACCAGAGTATTTTTATACCTGA
- a CDS encoding N-6 DNA methylase — protein MNETGEISGLLAYLRSLQSDTGKDRKDVIARVFRDVTNRMTSGALLFDVLAKVNEIHFDNSEEVNILSLLYESMVKEMRDAAGDSGEFYTPRPVIKFMVDVMKPQLGEVIFDPACGTGGFLVEVYEYLQKQCSASDWEILQNSIIGAEAKPLPYLLVQMNLLLHGFEYPDIDYGNSLRFPLSELGIRDQVDVILTNPPFGGEEEDRIQNNFPPDRKTKETALLFLQLIMKRLRKIPSPPINKGKIPPNPLNKGDFNVAGRAGVVFPNGVLFGDGMCTKIKEDLLSNFNLHTIIRLPNGVFTPYTSIPTNILFFDTSKPTEKIWFYELPLPEGRKNYTKTKPLEYEEFGDCLQWWDNRVENDFAWCYDFKGEKDKAFKLSQSHLDKAREAEERINQYSQEIKELEAKIKGLEASILDFTTQDEQKKIKVTVKEIKARIKDLSTQVDEQKNVIKDEQEKANNILNAIYNLDRKNPNSGDDFEHLPPEKLIKDILKKDQKIASLMSEINAILEEGEKA, from the coding sequence GTGAATGAGACAGGAGAAATAAGCGGTTTACTTGCCTATTTGAGAAGTTTGCAAAGTGATACGGGTAAGGATAGAAAAGATGTAATTGCAAGGGTTTTTCGTGATGTCACTAACCGCATGACTAGCGGTGCATTATTATTTGATGTGTTGGCGAAGGTGAATGAAATCCATTTTGATAACTCGGAAGAGGTTAATATTTTAAGTCTTCTCTATGAGTCGATGGTGAAAGAAATGCGAGATGCGGCAGGAGATTCAGGAGAATTTTACACTCCTCGCCCAGTGATTAAGTTTATGGTGGATGTGATGAAACCTCAGTTGGGAGAGGTAATTTTTGATCCTGCTTGTGGCACGGGCGGTTTTTTGGTGGAGGTTTATGAGTATCTGCAAAAGCAATGTAGTGCTAGTGATTGGGAGATTTTGCAGAATAGCATTATTGGTGCGGAAGCAAAGCCTTTACCGTATTTGTTAGTACAAATGAATTTGCTGTTACATGGTTTCGAGTATCCCGATATTGATTACGGTAATAGTTTACGGTTTCCTCTCTCGGAGTTGGGGATTCGAGATCAAGTTGATGTAATTCTTACTAATCCGCCCTTTGGTGGTGAGGAGGAGGATAGAATCCAAAATAATTTTCCTCCTGATAGAAAGACTAAAGAAACAGCTTTGTTATTTTTGCAGTTGATTATGAAACGGTTGAGAAAGATTCCCTCACCCCCTATTAATAAGGGAAAGATCCCCCCAAACCCCCTTAATAAGGGGGACTTTAATGTTGCTGGTAGGGCTGGGGTGGTGTTTCCTAATGGGGTGTTATTTGGGGATGGAATGTGCACCAAGATTAAGGAAGATTTGTTGAGTAATTTTAATCTACATACTATTATTCGGCTTCCTAACGGGGTTTTTACTCCTTATACTTCGATTCCGACTAATATTCTCTTTTTTGATACTTCTAAACCTACAGAAAAAATTTGGTTTTATGAGTTGCCTTTACCTGAAGGGCGTAAAAATTACACGAAAACTAAGCCCCTTGAGTATGAGGAGTTTGGTGACTGTTTGCAATGGTGGGATAATCGAGTAGAAAATGATTTTGCTTGGTGTTACGATTTTAAAGGGGAAAAGGATAAGGCTTTTAAACTTAGTCAAAGTCATTTGGATAAGGCAAGAGAAGCAGAAGAAAGGATTAATCAATATAGTCAGGAAATTAAGGAATTAGAGGCTAAAATTAAGGGTTTGGAAGCCAGTATTTTAGATTTTACTACTCAAGATGAGCAGAAAAAAATTAAGGTAACAGTTAAAGAAATTAAGGCAAGAATTAAGGATTTATCAACGCAAGTAGATGAGCAGAAAAATGTTATTAAGGATGAGCAGGAAAAGGCGAATAATATTTTAAATGCTATCTATAACCTCGATCGCAAAAATCCTAATAGCGGTGATGATTTTGAACATTTACCTCCTGAAAAGTTAATTAAGGATATTCTGAAGAAGGATCAAAAAATTGCTTCTTTAATGAGTGAAATTAACGCTATTTTAGAGGAGGGGGAAAAAGCGTGA
- the urtE gene encoding urea ABC transporter ATP-binding subunit UrtE produces MFNLSGLNVYYGESHILRDVDLSINSGEMVCLIGRNGVGKTTLLKTIMGLLKSPTGEINFHDKVIDKVTTDQRAKLGIGYVPQGRDIIPRLTVKENLILGLEAIPRKVKKEIPDEIFELFPVLKTMLNRMGGDLSGGQQQQLAIARALMGKPKLLLLDEPTEGIQPSIILEIEAAVKKIIKETGISVLLVEQHLHFVRQADRYYAMQKGGIVASGLTSQLSQRVIQEFLAV; encoded by the coding sequence ATGTTTAATTTATCTGGTTTAAATGTTTATTATGGTGAAAGTCATATTTTAAGAGATGTTGATTTAAGTATCAATAGTGGTGAAATGGTATGCTTAATAGGTAGAAATGGTGTCGGCAAAACTACTTTATTGAAAACTATTATGGGTTTATTAAAATCTCCTACAGGGGAAATAAATTTTCACGATAAAGTTATTGATAAAGTTACCACAGATCAACGTGCTAAATTAGGTATTGGTTATGTTCCTCAAGGTAGAGATATTATACCTCGTTTAACCGTAAAAGAAAACTTAATTTTAGGTTTAGAAGCGATACCAAGAAAGGTCAAAAAAGAAATTCCTGACGAAATTTTTGAGTTATTTCCTGTGTTAAAAACTATGTTAAACCGTATGGGAGGAGACTTAAGCGGTGGACAACAACAACAATTGGCAATCGCAAGGGCATTAATGGGAAAACCAAAATTATTGCTATTGGATGAACCGACAGAAGGTATTCAACCATCTATTATTTTAGAGATTGAAGCAGCAGTAAAAAAGATTATTAAAGAAACTGGTATTTCTGTTCTTTTAGTTGAACAACATTTACATTTTGTGCGTCAAGCAGATCGATATTATGCGATGCAAAAAGGAGGAATTGTTGCCTCTGGTTTAACCAGTCAATTAAGCCAAAGAGTTATTCAAGAATTTTTAGCTGTGTAA
- a CDS encoding TniQ family protein yields MDLQIQNWLFILVPYEGESISHFLGRFRRANGLSCGGLGQATGLYSAIARWEKFRFNPFPSSEQLQKLSAIVQVEMATLQTMFPSAPMKMSPIRLCSACYGEKPYHRIEWQYKEVYKCHRHNLKLLSECPNCGARFKFPALWVDGWCHRCFTPFAEIIQQKP; encoded by the coding sequence ATGGATTTGCAAATTCAAAACTGGTTATTTATTCTTGTTCCTTATGAAGGTGAAAGCATTAGTCATTTTCTCGGTAGATTTAGAAGGGCAAATGGCTTAAGTTGTGGTGGTTTAGGACAAGCAACGGGGTTATATTCAGCGATCGCTCGTTGGGAAAAGTTCCGTTTTAATCCTTTTCCTTCCTCTGAACAGTTACAGAAGTTAAGCGCGATCGTACAAGTAGAAATGGCAACCTTACAAACGATGTTTCCTTCCGCACCGATGAAAATGTCCCCGATTCGGTTATGTTCGGCTTGTTATGGTGAAAAGCCCTATCATCGGATAGAATGGCAGTATAAGGAGGTTTATAAGTGCCATCGACATAACCTTAAACTATTATCAGAATGTCCTAACTGTGGGGCAAGATTCAAGTTTCCTGCTTTATGGGTTGATGGTTGGTGCCACAGATGTTTTACTCCTTTTGCCGAGATAATTCAACAAAAACCCTAG
- a CDS encoding RNA-binding domain-containing protein — MDRDTLLEKLDIGEDCEFECKASQDKLPKDIWEIVSAFANTNGGYIVLGISEKREHFEITGINNPTQQKKDFWNSHNNSQKLSYPICQESDVDVIEVQEKQLIIIKVPQADRTQRPIYLNHNPLTGTFKRNNDGDYRCQEYEVKQMLRDADSEPQDYQIVENFTLDDLDKDTIKAFRNRFSAREPDHPFLAMETLELMINLGGWKSDRTTGKEGLTYAGLLMFGKELSITQALPHYHLDYQERLSIDPEKRWTYRITLDGRWQGNLFNFYYRVYDRLVRDLDLPFKLGEYSVREGETHVHQALREALSNCLIHADHYSTKPLKIVKLKDIFFFSNPGRLRIPITKFYQGGITDPRNPHLQRMFQMVGLGDKAGLGVPKILRA, encoded by the coding sequence ATGGATAGAGATACCCTACTAGAAAAACTGGATATTGGTGAGGATTGCGAATTTGAGTGTAAAGCATCCCAAGACAAATTACCAAAGGATATTTGGGAAATAGTTTCAGCTTTTGCTAATACTAACGGGGGGTATATCGTCTTAGGTATTTCTGAGAAAAGAGAACATTTTGAAATCACAGGAATTAATAACCCTACCCAACAAAAAAAAGACTTTTGGAACAGTCATAATAACTCCCAAAAACTCAGTTATCCTATCTGTCAAGAATCTGATGTTGATGTTATTGAAGTACAAGAAAAACAACTAATTATTATCAAAGTACCTCAAGCAGATAGAACTCAACGCCCTATTTATCTCAATCATAATCCCCTCACAGGTACATTTAAACGCAACAACGATGGCGACTATCGCTGTCAAGAATATGAAGTTAAACAGATGTTGAGGGATGCTGATAGTGAACCTCAAGACTATCAAATTGTTGAAAATTTCACCCTCGATGACCTTGATAAAGATACGATAAAAGCCTTTCGTAATCGCTTTAGTGCCAGAGAACCTGATCACCCTTTTTTAGCGATGGAAACCTTAGAGTTAATGATTAACTTGGGAGGGTGGAAAAGCGATCGAACCACAGGAAAAGAAGGACTAACTTATGCAGGTTTATTAATGTTTGGAAAAGAACTAAGTATAACCCAAGCATTGCCCCATTATCACTTAGACTATCAAGAAAGGCTCTCTATTGATCCTGAAAAACGCTGGACATATCGTATTACCTTAGATGGTAGATGGCAGGGCAACTTATTTAATTTTTACTACCGTGTTTATGACAGATTAGTAAGAGATTTAGATTTACCCTTCAAATTAGGTGAGTATTCTGTTAGAGAAGGTGAAACCCATGTACATCAAGCATTAAGAGAAGCATTATCTAATTGTCTCATTCATGCTGATCATTATTCAACAAAACCATTAAAGATTGTCAAACTCAAGGATATATTCTTTTTTTCTAATCCAGGGCGTTTAAGAATACCCATTACTAAATTTTATCAGGGGGGTATTACTGATCCTCGAAATCCCCACCTACAAAGAATGTTTCAAATGGTTGGTTTAGGAGACAAAGCTGGATTGGGTGTTCCCAAAATTTTGAGAGCATAG
- a CDS encoding restriction endonuclease subunit S has translation MSKNWDLVLLGNILTERQEKPDMDDLLTGKIPIVEKIAFNEGKIYLRNDGKTKTGMILIRSGDLVLSGINATKGAIAIYPETEKIPMAATIHYSSYIVDKNKVDISFLWWLLRSKKFKEILNEYLPGGIKTELKAKRFLPIPIPLPPLEEQKRIVEKIEEVRSLRLQNIEETEALIISSRIEIFDQALKRNAKRFDEVAYLERGKFSHRPRNEPRFFGGQHPWIQIAEIESSGKYIKNWQETLNDEGLTISRKFPKGTLLISIAATIGAVGILTFDCCIPDSIVAITPKENMSSEYLYYYLCYLRTSLEKIAPQSAQKNINLRILQPLPVPVMPLSEQKRIVEYLDRLQSKIEIMKKEREKALEETDALLPSILDKAFKREL, from the coding sequence ATGTCTAAAAATTGGGATTTAGTCCTTTTAGGAAATATATTAACTGAGCGTCAAGAAAAACCAGATATGGATGATTTATTGACGGGGAAAATACCTATTGTTGAAAAAATCGCTTTTAATGAAGGAAAGATATATCTTAGAAATGATGGTAAAACAAAAACTGGAATGATTTTAATTAGATCAGGTGATCTTGTTTTATCTGGTATTAATGCGACTAAAGGAGCGATCGCAATTTATCCAGAAACTGAAAAAATACCGATGGCAGCTACTATTCATTATAGTTCTTATATTGTTGATAAAAATAAAGTCGATATTTCTTTTTTATGGTGGCTACTGAGAAGTAAAAAATTTAAAGAGATTCTAAATGAATATTTACCCGGCGGTATAAAAACCGAATTAAAAGCAAAACGATTTTTACCTATTCCGATTCCTTTACCACCATTAGAAGAACAAAAGCGAATTGTAGAGAAAATAGAGGAGGTGCGATCGCTCCGTTTACAAAATATTGAAGAGACTGAAGCCCTAATTATATCAAGTCGTATTGAAATATTTGATCAAGCACTAAAAAGAAATGCTAAACGTTTTGATGAAGTTGCTTATTTAGAAAGAGGTAAATTTTCTCATCGCCCTCGTAATGAGCCTCGTTTTTTTGGCGGACAACATCCTTGGATACAAATAGCTGAAATTGAATCATCGGGGAAATATATTAAAAATTGGCAAGAAACACTTAACGATGAAGGTTTAACTATTAGTAGAAAATTTCCTAAAGGCACACTTTTAATTAGTATTGCGGCGACTATTGGTGCAGTCGGAATATTAACATTTGATTGTTGTATCCCTGATAGTATCGTTGCTATAACTCCTAAAGAAAATATGAGCAGTGAATATCTTTACTATTATCTTTGTTATTTGCGTACAAGTTTGGAAAAAATAGCACCCCAGAGCGCACAGAAAAACATCAATTTAAGAATTTTGCAACCTTTACCAGTTCCAGTTATGCCATTATCAGAACAAAAAAGAATAGTAGAGTATCTCGATCGCCTTCAATCAAAAATAGAGATAATGAAGAAAGAGAGAGAGAAAGCCTTAGAAGAAACAGACGCTTTGCTACCTTCGATCTTAGATAAAGCCTTTAAGAGGGAGTTGTAA
- a CDS encoding BrnT family toxin, whose product MNFDWDQANIEHIARHNIIPEEVEEALSDRQKIGISTYQGENEQRWAAIAKSGNGRILFIVFTRRNGLIRIVTARDTTDKEKRRYRR is encoded by the coding sequence GTGAATTTTGATTGGGATCAAGCTAATATTGAACATATTGCTAGACACAATATTATACCTGAAGAAGTTGAGGAGGCTTTGAGCGATCGTCAAAAAATCGGTATTTCTACTTATCAAGGAGAAAATGAACAACGATGGGCGGCGATCGCCAAGTCTGGTAATGGTAGAATATTATTTATTGTTTTTACTCGTAGAAATGGCTTAATCAGAATTGTAACGGCTCGTGATACTACAGATAAAGAAAAAAGACGTTATCGGAGGTAA
- a CDS encoding TniB family NTP-binding protein, with protein sequence MEAKAIAQQLGNIEIPEEKLQMEITRLNGKTLVSLEQVAKLHEYFEGKRQSKQSCRVVGESRTGKTMACDSYRLRHKPIQKVGHPPQVPVVYIQIPQDCGTKELFQSIIEYLKYQMTKGTIAEIRQRAIKVLQGCGVEMIIIDEADRFKPKTFAEVKDIFDRLNIPIVLVGTDRLDTVIKRDEQVYNRFRSCYRFGKLSGADFQNTVNIWEKQVLKLLVASNLTQTKMLKLIAEATGGYIGLMDTILRESAIRSLKRGFNKITFEMLKEVTQEFK encoded by the coding sequence ATGGAAGCAAAGGCGATCGCACAACAGTTAGGTAACATTGAAATACCTGAAGAAAAGTTACAAATGGAAATTACCCGATTGAATGGTAAAACGTTAGTAAGTTTAGAACAGGTGGCAAAACTTCATGAATATTTTGAGGGCAAACGTCAATCAAAACAGTCTTGTCGAGTTGTGGGAGAGTCTCGCACGGGAAAAACAATGGCTTGTGATTCTTACCGATTAAGACATAAACCAATCCAAAAAGTAGGACATCCTCCTCAAGTGCCTGTTGTTTATATCCAAATCCCTCAAGATTGTGGCACAAAAGAGCTATTTCAAAGCATTATTGAATACCTTAAGTATCAAATGACAAAAGGAACGATAGCAGAAATTCGACAACGGGCAATCAAGGTTTTACAAGGATGTGGAGTCGAAATGATCATTATCGATGAAGCCGATCGCTTTAAGCCGAAAACTTTTGCGGAAGTAAAGGATATATTTGATCGTCTCAATATTCCTATCGTTTTAGTTGGTACAGATCGCCTTGATACTGTAATTAAGAGAGATGAACAGGTTTATAACCGTTTCCGTAGTTGTTATCGTTTTGGAAAGTTATCAGGTGCTGATTTTCAAAATACCGTCAATATATGGGAAAAGCAAGTTTTGAAACTGCTTGTAGCTTCTAATTTGACTCAGACGAAAATGCTAAAACTAATCGCAGAGGCAACGGGAGGATATATCGGCTTAATGGATACAATCTTGAGGGAATCCGCCATTCGCTCTTTAAAAAGAGGATTTAATAAGATTACTTTTGAGATGCTGAAAGAAGTTACACAGGAGTTCAAATAA
- a CDS encoding Mu transposase C-terminal domain-containing protein, which yields MFCRPLSFYTDGGKDFRSNHLQQIGLQLGFTCHLRSRPSEGGVVERPFKTLNTEVFSTLPGYTGGNVQERPEDAEKDASLTLRELERIIVRYIVDNYNQRMDARMGEQTRFQRWDSGLLSIPDLLSERDLDICLMKQSRRRVQKGGYLQFENLMYQGEYLAGYEGETVILRYDPRDITAILVYRNEGNKEVFLTRAYGVDLETESMSWEDAKASAKKVRESGKNLSNRSILAEVKERHTFSDKKTKKERQRQEQVQVKPYIPSPVLKEVKEEVDKATDTDTSEEPMVEVFDYSQLQDDYGF from the coding sequence ATGTTCTGTCGCCCCCTCAGTTTTTATACCGATGGTGGCAAGGATTTTCGTTCTAATCACCTTCAACAAATTGGATTACAACTCGGTTTTACTTGTCATTTGCGAAGTCGCCCCAGTGAAGGCGGAGTGGTAGAGCGTCCTTTCAAAACTTTGAATACGGAGGTATTTTCTACTTTACCCGGATATACAGGAGGAAATGTACAGGAAAGACCTGAAGATGCTGAAAAGGATGCCAGTCTTACTCTCAGAGAATTGGAGCGAATTATTGTCCGCTATATCGTTGATAACTACAATCAGCGTATGGATGCTCGTATGGGTGAACAAACTCGTTTTCAGCGTTGGGATTCGGGACTACTTTCTATTCCTGATCTTCTCTCGGAAAGAGACTTAGATATATGCCTTATGAAACAGTCTCGCCGACGTGTGCAAAAAGGTGGTTATCTTCAGTTTGAAAACTTGATGTATCAAGGGGAATATCTGGCAGGTTATGAAGGAGAAACCGTTATTCTACGTTATGACCCCAGAGATATTACTGCTATTCTGGTTTACCGTAATGAGGGTAATAAGGAAGTCTTTTTAACTCGTGCCTATGGGGTAGATTTGGAAACTGAATCAATGTCTTGGGAAGATGCTAAGGCAAGTGCCAAAAAGGTAAGAGAGTCAGGAAAAAATCTCAGCAATAGATCGATCTTGGCGGAGGTGAAAGAAAGACATACTTTCTCTGACAAGAAAACAAAAAAAGAACGTCAACGGCAAGAACAAGTACAGGTAAAGCCTTATATTCCTTCCCCTGTGCTCAAGGAAGTCAAAGAAGAAGTTGACAAGGCTACCGATACTGATACGTCAGAAGAACCAATGGTAGAAGTATTTGATTATTCACAGTTACAAGATGATTATGGATTTTAG
- the hemW gene encoding radical SAM family heme chaperone HemW — translation MLIKSAYIHIPFCKRRCFYCDFPITVLGDNSGDNYSHWQKEYVSFLCQEILATSCENIINLETIFFGGGTPSLLAIEGLEKILCTLNQHFGIDKNAEISLEIDPATFDLTKLQQYQKLGINRISLGLQAFQDKLLEICGRTHRLTDINQSIDWIHQAGFDNWSLDLISGLPYQSLDDWQESLEKAITLQPKHLSCYDLVLEPVTVFGKKYAEGDNPLPPDETAAKMYCLASEKLTQAGYTHYEISNYGQKGYECRHNQVYWRNEFYHGFGMGAASYTENKRFTRPRTRKEYFNWVEKYIENKGVIDISTTSENDKLLETLMLGLRLKNGVNLDQLKIHFGQKIDTQILYCLESFLKDNLVIFDQNTQQLSLSDPQGFLYSNMILTELFNKFETI, via the coding sequence ATGTTAATAAAATCTGCTTATATTCACATTCCTTTTTGTAAAAGAAGATGTTTTTATTGTGATTTTCCGATTACAGTTTTAGGAGATAATAGTGGTGATAATTATTCCCATTGGCAAAAAGAATATGTTAGTTTTTTATGTCAAGAAATTCTCGCTACTTCTTGTGAAAATATAATCAATTTAGAAACTATTTTTTTTGGTGGTGGTACTCCTTCTTTACTTGCTATAGAAGGATTAGAAAAAATATTATGTACTTTAAACCAACATTTTGGAATTGATAAAAATGCAGAAATTTCTTTAGAAATCGATCCTGCTACTTTTGATTTAACTAAACTTCAACAATATCAAAAACTAGGTATCAATCGAATTAGTTTGGGGTTACAAGCCTTTCAAGATAAATTGTTAGAAATTTGTGGAAGAACACATAGATTAACAGATATAAATCAATCTATCGACTGGATTCATCAAGCTGGTTTTGATAATTGGAGTTTAGACTTAATTTCTGGCTTACCCTATCAATCTCTCGATGATTGGCAAGAATCTTTAGAAAAAGCCATCACTTTACAACCAAAACATCTTTCTTGTTATGATTTAGTATTAGAACCTGTTACTGTGTTTGGTAAAAAGTATGCTGAAGGAGATAATCCTTTACCACCAGATGAAACCGCAGCCAAGATGTATTGTTTAGCTTCAGAAAAATTAACACAAGCAGGATATACTCATTACGAAATTTCTAACTATGGACAAAAAGGGTATGAATGTCGTCATAATCAGGTTTACTGGCGTAATGAGTTTTATCATGGTTTTGGTATGGGTGCAGCTAGTTATACTGAGAATAAACGTTTTACTCGTCCTCGTACCAGAAAAGAATACTTTAATTGGGTAGAAAAATATATTGAAAATAAAGGGGTTATTGATATTTCTACTACCTCCGAAAATGATAAATTACTTGAAACTTTAATGTTGGGTTTACGACTAAAAAATGGAGTCAATTTAGACCAACTTAAAATTCACTTTGGTCAAAAAATAGATACTCAAATCTTATATTGTCTTGAATCTTTTTTAAAAGATAATTTAGTTATATTTGATCAAAATACTCAACAATTAAGTTTAAGTGATCCTCAAGGATTTTTATATTCTAATATGATATTAACCGAACTATTTAATAAATTTGAAACTATTTAA
- a CDS encoding CHAT domain-containing protein has product MTIILSSSFVNAQLIPANKQEAILNSKMLQMEEKLQKEYETFFKRNMIDNKQSSSEIASILTDIDKKTGTNSAVIWVMPEEKYLHLVYLTKKGKITVRDINDVSLTKISKVVEDFYGEIDQINTPINLTQSQQLYDWIVKPFQEEFLDAENINNILFCIGNGVRLLPLSALHDGKNFLVEKYSIARIPAFNLINVEYKPMINTKILAMGASYFPDEEPLPAVTLELENIVQRSEKKPSISPLKSSQLLINEEFTLDNMQNQLKNNSFQIIHLATHANFNPGDASNSYIQFWDNKLTLDKMSNLPWQTPPDLLVLSACNTALDDHNARLGFTGIALQSGVNSALGTLWNISDLGTFALITEFYEQLLNQPNNTKTEALRKAQSLLLEEKIYFENNRLITPHGNIDLPENIEIKEKITLSHPFYWAGFILISSPW; this is encoded by the coding sequence TTGACCATTATTTTAAGCTCATCTTTTGTTAATGCACAATTAATTCCTGCAAATAAACAAGAAGCTATTTTAAATAGCAAAATGTTACAAATGGAGGAAAAATTACAGAAAGAATATGAAACTTTTTTTAAGCGAAATATGATCGATAATAAGCAAAGTTCTTCAGAAATTGCTTCTATCTTAACAGATATAGATAAAAAAACAGGTACTAATTCCGCTGTTATTTGGGTTATGCCTGAAGAAAAATATTTACATTTAGTCTATTTAACAAAAAAAGGTAAAATTACTGTTAGAGATATTAATGATGTTTCATTGACAAAAATAAGCAAAGTTGTTGAAGATTTTTATGGAGAAATTGATCAAATCAACACTCCTATTAATTTAACTCAATCTCAACAATTATATGACTGGATTGTTAAGCCTTTTCAAGAAGAATTTTTAGATGCAGAAAATATCAACAATATTTTATTTTGTATAGGGAATGGAGTGAGATTATTACCTTTATCAGCTTTACATGATGGTAAAAATTTTTTAGTAGAAAAATATAGTATTGCCCGTATTCCAGCTTTTAATCTAATTAATGTTGAATATAAACCGATGATTAACACTAAGATTTTAGCGATGGGTGCATCATATTTTCCTGACGAAGAACCTTTACCTGCGGTAACATTAGAGTTAGAAAATATTGTCCAAAGATCAGAAAAAAAGCCTAGTATTTCTCCTTTAAAATCTAGTCAACTTTTAATTAATGAAGAATTTACTTTAGATAATATGCAAAATCAATTAAAAAATAATTCTTTTCAAATTATACATTTGGCTACTCATGCCAATTTTAATCCGGGCGATGCTAGTAATTCTTATATTCAATTTTGGGATAATAAATTAACTTTAGATAAAATGTCAAATCTTCCTTGGCAAACTCCTCCTGATTTATTAGTTTTAAGTGCTTGTAACACTGCATTAGATGATCACAATGCAAGATTAGGCTTTACAGGAATTGCTTTACAATCAGGGGTAAATTCTGCTTTAGGCACTTTGTGGAATATCAGTGATTTAGGTACTTTTGCACTAATTACTGAATTTTATGAGCAATTACTAAATCAACCAAATAATACTAAAACCGAGGCTTTACGTAAAGCACAAAGTTTATTATTAGAAGAAAAAATCTATTTTGAGAATAATCGTTTAATCACGCCCCATGGAAATATTGATTTACCGGAAAATATTGAAATTAAAGAAAAAATTACTTTATCTCATCCTTTTTACTGGGCAGGATTTATCTTAATTAGTAGTCCTTGGTAA
- a CDS encoding type I restriction-modification system subunit M N-terminal domain-containing protein, producing the protein MPRKTTTKSTAKSTTPVTTAQKLGSVIKSARDIMRKDKGLSGELDRLPQLTWIMFLKLLDDVEKVREVEAKLEETEYKESIKLPYR; encoded by the coding sequence ATGCCGAGAAAAACCACCACTAAATCTACTGCTAAATCCACAACTCCCGTCACCACTGCTCAAAAATTGGGAAGTGTGATTAAATCCGCTAGGGATATTATGCGGAAAGATAAAGGGTTGAGTGGAGAATTGGATAGACTCCCGCAGTTAACTTGGATTATGTTTCTCAAGTTATTAGACGATGTGGAGAAGGTTAGGGAAGTAGAGGCAAAATTAGAGGAGACGGAATATAAAGAGTCCATCAAACTGCCTTATCGTTAA